One genomic window of Biomphalaria glabrata chromosome 9, xgBioGlab47.1, whole genome shotgun sequence includes the following:
- the LOC129928205 gene encoding zinc finger protein 493-like isoform X1, whose amino-acid sequence MFDNTVMKLSHVKIEKTEGDEVTSSMQPFENYSHDQTCNVTPGYQADDVLKQEIKMSCTTESDEPLSLASRLLAMSKKADRNFYPVPIILPNLKLTEHISVAELSSMSEIKITKQDKEMTSTNVFVKDMNDHMEQSLSNETVSDKTENSTCTDNHQINKLFTCQISQKRFSSSKILQNHELIHAGEKTFKCQICQKEYFHSSNLKRHQETHTGEKPFKCQICQKEYFHSSNLKQHQQTHTGEKPFKCQICQKEYFHSSKLKRHQQTHTGEKPFKCQIGQKGFTQSFNFKFHQRIHTGEKTFKCQICEKEYFYFSCLKHHQQTHTGEKTFKCRICQKGFSQSQSLKLHQLTHTGEKPFKCPICQKGFFHSSSLKIHQLTHNGEKPFKCPICQKGFYQSQSLKLHQLTHTGEKPFKCLICQKGFFHSSSLKKHQLTHNGEKPFKCPICQKGFSQSYSLKLHQLTHTGEKPFKCPICQKGFCNSSNLKQHQLTHTGEKTFKCQICQKGFSQSGLLKLHQLTHTGEQPFKCPICQKGFYQSSNLKKHQLTHTAEKPFKCLICQKGFSQSYSLKLHQLTHTGEKPFKCPICQKGFYKPSHLKRHQLIHTGEKPFKCPICQKGFSQSHHLIQHQVVHSGEKPFKCDTCGKGLSNSSSLKKHQQIHSGENQFKCDTCGKELCSSSSLNKHQLIHAGEKPFKCPICQKGFSQSHHLIQHQVVHSGEKPFKCDTCGKGLSNSSSLKKHLQIHSGENQFKCDTCGKELSSSSSLNKHQLIHSGEKLFKCQICQKGFTNSTHFKQHQLIHTFKCLMCQKGFALLYNLKVHLQSHTGEKPFKCDTCGKVFSLASYLKKHCLVHKKDFGL is encoded by the exons ATGTTTGATAACACAGTCATGAAATTGTCACATGTAAAAATTGAAAAGACTGAAGGAGATGAAGTAACTTCTTCTATGCAGCCATTTGAAAACTACAGCCATGATCAAACTTGTAATGTGACCCCAGGGTATCAG GCAGATGATGTTCTAAAGCAGGAGATAAAAATGTCTTGTACTACTGAAAGTGATGAACCATTGTCCTTAGCATCAAGACTACTGGCTATGTCAAAAAAGGCAGACAGAAACTTTTATCCGGTGCCTATTATTTTGCCGAACTTAAAACTAACTGAACACATATCTGTCGCAGAACTGTCATCAATGAGTGAG ataaAAATCACAAAGCAAGACAAAGAAATGACTTCAACAAATGTATTTGTAAAGGACATGAATGATCATATGGAACAAAGCCTATCCAATGAAACTGTTTCAGATAAGACCGAGAATTCTACGTGCACTGATAATcatcaaataaataaactttttacttGTCAAATTTCTCAAAAAAGGTTTTCTAgctctaaaatattacaaaatcatGAGTTGATTCATGCtggtgaaaaaacatttaaatgtcaaatatgtcagaaagaatattttcattCTTCCAATTTGAAACGACACCAAGagactcatactggtgaaaaaccatttaaatgtcaaatatgtcagaaagaatattttcattcttctaatttgaaacaacaccaacagactcatactggtgaaaaaccatttaaatgtcaaatatgtcagaaagaatattttcattCTTCCAAATTGAAAAGACACCAACagactcatactggtgaaaaaccatttaaatgtcagaTAGGTCAGAAAGGATTTactcagtcttttaattttaaattccaCCAACggattcatactggtgaaaaaacatttaaatgtcaaatatgtgagaaagaatatttttatttttcttgtttgaaacaCCACCAACagactcatactggtgaaaaaacatttaaatgtcgaatatgtcagaaaggattttctcAGTCTCAAAGTTTAAAACTACACCAATtgactcatactggtgaaaaaccatttaaatgtccaatatgtcaaaaaggattttttcattCTAGTAGTTTGAAGATACACCAACTGACTCATaatggtgaaaaaccatttaaatgtccaatatgtcagaaaggattttatcAGTCTCAAAGTTTGAAACTCCACCAACtgactcatactggtgaaaagccatttaaatgtctaatatgtcagaaaggattttttCATTCTAGTAGTTTGAAGAAACACCAACTGACTCATaatggtgaaaaaccatttaaatgtccaatatgtcagaaaggattttctcAGTCTTATAGTTTGAAACTCCATCAACtgactcatactggtgaaaagccatttaaatgtccaatatgtcagaaaggattttgTAATTCTAGTAATTTGAAACAACACCAACtgactcatactggtgaaaaaacatttaaatgtcaaatatgtcagaaaggattttctcAGTCTGGTCTTTTGAAGCTACACCAACTGACTCATACTGGTGAACagccatttaaatgtccaatatgtcagaaaggattttatcAGTCTAGTAATTTGAAAAAACACCAACTGACTCATACTgctgaaaaaccatttaaatgtttaatatgtcagaaaggattttctcAGTCTTATAGTTTGAAACTCCACCAACtgactcatactggtgaaaagccatttaaatgtccaatatgtcagaaaggattttatAAGCCTAGTCATTTGAAAAGACACCAACtgattcatactggtgaaaaaccatttaaatgtccaatatgtcagaaaggattttctcAGTCTCATCATTTGATACAACATCAAGTTGTTCAttctggtgaaaaaccatttaaatgtgacACATGTGGAAAAGGATTATCTAATtcttcatctttaaaaaaacaccaacagATTCATTCTGgtgaaaatcaatttaaatgtGACACATGTGGAAAAGAATTATGTAGTTCTTCATCTTTAAATAAACACCAACTGATTCATGCTggtgaaaagccatttaaatgtccaatatgtcagaaaggattttctcAGTCTCATCATTTGATACAACATCAAGTTGTTCAttctggtgaaaaaccatttaaatgtgacACATGTGGAAAAGGATTATCTAATtcttcatctttaaaaaaacacctaCAGATTCATTCTGgtgaaaatcaatttaaatgtGACACATGTGGAAAAGAATTATCTAGTTCTTCATCTTTAAATAAACACCAACTGATTCATTCTGgtgaaaaactatttaaatgtcaaatatgtcagaaaggatttacTAACTCTACTCATTTCAAACAACACCAACTGATTCatacatttaaatgtttaatgtgTCAGAAAGGATTTGCACTTTTATATAATTTGAAAGTCCACCTACAGagtcatactggtgaaaaaccatttaaatgtgacACATGTGGAAAAGTATTCTCTCTTGCTTCATATTTGAAAAAACACTGCTTGGTTCATAAAAAGGATTTTGGGCTTTGA
- the LOC129928205 gene encoding zinc finger protein ZFP2-like isoform X2 has protein sequence MSCTTESDEPLSLASRLLAMSKKADRNFYPVPIILPNLKLTEHISVAELSSMSEIKITKQDKEMTSTNVFVKDMNDHMEQSLSNETVSDKTENSTCTDNHQINKLFTCQISQKRFSSSKILQNHELIHAGEKTFKCQICQKEYFHSSNLKRHQETHTGEKPFKCQICQKEYFHSSNLKQHQQTHTGEKPFKCQICQKEYFHSSKLKRHQQTHTGEKPFKCQIGQKGFTQSFNFKFHQRIHTGEKTFKCQICEKEYFYFSCLKHHQQTHTGEKTFKCRICQKGFSQSQSLKLHQLTHTGEKPFKCPICQKGFFHSSSLKIHQLTHNGEKPFKCPICQKGFYQSQSLKLHQLTHTGEKPFKCLICQKGFFHSSSLKKHQLTHNGEKPFKCPICQKGFSQSYSLKLHQLTHTGEKPFKCPICQKGFCNSSNLKQHQLTHTGEKTFKCQICQKGFSQSGLLKLHQLTHTGEQPFKCPICQKGFYQSSNLKKHQLTHTAEKPFKCLICQKGFSQSYSLKLHQLTHTGEKPFKCPICQKGFYKPSHLKRHQLIHTGEKPFKCPICQKGFSQSHHLIQHQVVHSGEKPFKCDTCGKGLSNSSSLKKHQQIHSGENQFKCDTCGKELCSSSSLNKHQLIHAGEKPFKCPICQKGFSQSHHLIQHQVVHSGEKPFKCDTCGKGLSNSSSLKKHLQIHSGENQFKCDTCGKELSSSSSLNKHQLIHSGEKLFKCQICQKGFTNSTHFKQHQLIHTFKCLMCQKGFALLYNLKVHLQSHTGEKPFKCDTCGKVFSLASYLKKHCLVHKKDFGL, from the exons ATGTCTTGTACTACTGAAAGTGATGAACCATTGTCCTTAGCATCAAGACTACTGGCTATGTCAAAAAAGGCAGACAGAAACTTTTATCCGGTGCCTATTATTTTGCCGAACTTAAAACTAACTGAACACATATCTGTCGCAGAACTGTCATCAATGAGTGAG ataaAAATCACAAAGCAAGACAAAGAAATGACTTCAACAAATGTATTTGTAAAGGACATGAATGATCATATGGAACAAAGCCTATCCAATGAAACTGTTTCAGATAAGACCGAGAATTCTACGTGCACTGATAATcatcaaataaataaactttttacttGTCAAATTTCTCAAAAAAGGTTTTCTAgctctaaaatattacaaaatcatGAGTTGATTCATGCtggtgaaaaaacatttaaatgtcaaatatgtcagaaagaatattttcattCTTCCAATTTGAAACGACACCAAGagactcatactggtgaaaaaccatttaaatgtcaaatatgtcagaaagaatattttcattcttctaatttgaaacaacaccaacagactcatactggtgaaaaaccatttaaatgtcaaatatgtcagaaagaatattttcattCTTCCAAATTGAAAAGACACCAACagactcatactggtgaaaaaccatttaaatgtcagaTAGGTCAGAAAGGATTTactcagtcttttaattttaaattccaCCAACggattcatactggtgaaaaaacatttaaatgtcaaatatgtgagaaagaatatttttatttttcttgtttgaaacaCCACCAACagactcatactggtgaaaaaacatttaaatgtcgaatatgtcagaaaggattttctcAGTCTCAAAGTTTAAAACTACACCAATtgactcatactggtgaaaaaccatttaaatgtccaatatgtcaaaaaggattttttcattCTAGTAGTTTGAAGATACACCAACTGACTCATaatggtgaaaaaccatttaaatgtccaatatgtcagaaaggattttatcAGTCTCAAAGTTTGAAACTCCACCAACtgactcatactggtgaaaagccatttaaatgtctaatatgtcagaaaggattttttCATTCTAGTAGTTTGAAGAAACACCAACTGACTCATaatggtgaaaaaccatttaaatgtccaatatgtcagaaaggattttctcAGTCTTATAGTTTGAAACTCCATCAACtgactcatactggtgaaaagccatttaaatgtccaatatgtcagaaaggattttgTAATTCTAGTAATTTGAAACAACACCAACtgactcatactggtgaaaaaacatttaaatgtcaaatatgtcagaaaggattttctcAGTCTGGTCTTTTGAAGCTACACCAACTGACTCATACTGGTGAACagccatttaaatgtccaatatgtcagaaaggattttatcAGTCTAGTAATTTGAAAAAACACCAACTGACTCATACTgctgaaaaaccatttaaatgtttaatatgtcagaaaggattttctcAGTCTTATAGTTTGAAACTCCACCAACtgactcatactggtgaaaagccatttaaatgtccaatatgtcagaaaggattttatAAGCCTAGTCATTTGAAAAGACACCAACtgattcatactggtgaaaaaccatttaaatgtccaatatgtcagaaaggattttctcAGTCTCATCATTTGATACAACATCAAGTTGTTCAttctggtgaaaaaccatttaaatgtgacACATGTGGAAAAGGATTATCTAATtcttcatctttaaaaaaacaccaacagATTCATTCTGgtgaaaatcaatttaaatgtGACACATGTGGAAAAGAATTATGTAGTTCTTCATCTTTAAATAAACACCAACTGATTCATGCTggtgaaaagccatttaaatgtccaatatgtcagaaaggattttctcAGTCTCATCATTTGATACAACATCAAGTTGTTCAttctggtgaaaaaccatttaaatgtgacACATGTGGAAAAGGATTATCTAATtcttcatctttaaaaaaacacctaCAGATTCATTCTGgtgaaaatcaatttaaatgtGACACATGTGGAAAAGAATTATCTAGTTCTTCATCTTTAAATAAACACCAACTGATTCATTCTGgtgaaaaactatttaaatgtcaaatatgtcagaaaggatttacTAACTCTACTCATTTCAAACAACACCAACTGATTCatacatttaaatgtttaatgtgTCAGAAAGGATTTGCACTTTTATATAATTTGAAAGTCCACCTACAGagtcatactggtgaaaaaccatttaaatgtgacACATGTGGAAAAGTATTCTCTCTTGCTTCATATTTGAAAAAACACTGCTTGGTTCATAAAAAGGATTTTGGGCTTTGA